From Spirosoma aerolatum, one genomic window encodes:
- the ruvA gene encoding Holliday junction branch migration protein RuvA — MIAYLDGVLAYKEPTHTIIDVHGVGYMVHISLQTYSILPGGGDRIKLFIHHLFREDSQALYGFASADEKSLFLDLIGVSGVGPNTALGMLSAMQPGDLRLAILGENVRAVQAIKGIGAKTAQRIILELRDKMKKSGVVPDGPTYRQQAANPVREESLAALVALGFPKATAEKSVDDALKAEPNLTVEEVIRRALRQG, encoded by the coding sequence ATGATTGCTTATTTAGACGGGGTTCTTGCCTACAAAGAGCCTACCCATACGATTATCGACGTTCATGGTGTAGGCTATATGGTACACATATCGCTTCAAACCTATTCTATTTTACCCGGTGGTGGAGATCGCATCAAATTATTCATTCATCATCTGTTTCGGGAAGATTCTCAGGCATTGTATGGCTTTGCCAGCGCCGACGAAAAATCGCTTTTTCTGGATCTGATCGGGGTGTCGGGTGTTGGGCCGAATACGGCGCTCGGTATGCTGTCGGCTATGCAGCCGGGCGATTTACGGCTGGCTATTCTTGGCGAAAATGTAAGGGCTGTCCAGGCCATCAAGGGGATTGGCGCTAAAACCGCCCAACGGATTATTCTGGAGCTGCGCGATAAAATGAAGAAATCGGGTGTTGTGCCAGATGGCCCCACCTACCGCCAGCAAGCTGCCAACCCAGTTCGGGAGGAGTCGCTGGCTGCACTGGTTGCCCTAGGATTTCCCAAAGCCACTGCCGAAAAGAGTGTCGATGATGCGCTGAAAGCAGAACCGAATCTGACCGTAGAGGAAGTTATTCGACGGGCGTTGCGACAGGGCTAG
- a CDS encoding lytic transglycosylase domain-containing protein, whose translation MNYLNRSLLRLRLLSAVVGATFVGSVSSAHAETTIQLDSTIVKKDTLAYVPTVPDSLIRERLAKLQKDIPLNYHKAVQAYVDYFTFRRASYTQTMLERIPLFFPLYERLLAEYGLPNELKYLSIVESALNPRAISRAGAGGLWQIMPGTGRDLRLFQDDYVDERMDPVKATEAACKYLRDLYNIFGDWELTMAAYNCGPGAVKRAMRRTGGDSFYSIYDALPKETRGYVPQFVAFTYLMNYANDHGIVAENYEYPIPHDTIHISGYFNLETFAKHSTMPLMDLQKMNPAITTTILPDYTRRYPLRIPHQQYGYFASRRQAIMDSARKIPGRMEHILLASAEDIRYGADSIGAWAARSQNPLANITLDETSAVAAKQALTESDDEPEEDIETIVMRKPRKQMYVVKKGDNLTDIADRFNVELYDLKRWNHLRSTRIQRGQKLTILKEVAETRAERLAHQGTAKATKKAEVVVKSKRYKPRYHRVQDGDTLWNIAQRYDGLTIERLKKLNHIRNNSLRPGQKLIVG comes from the coding sequence ATGAACTACCTGAACCGTAGCCTGTTAAGACTGAGGCTGTTGAGTGCGGTAGTGGGGGCGACCTTCGTTGGGTCGGTAAGCAGCGCCCACGCCGAGACTACGATTCAATTGGACAGTACGATAGTTAAGAAAGATACGCTGGCCTATGTGCCGACTGTTCCTGACAGTCTGATTCGCGAGCGGCTGGCAAAGTTACAGAAAGACATTCCTCTGAATTACCACAAAGCCGTTCAGGCTTACGTCGATTATTTTACCTTCCGGCGGGCGAGCTACACCCAAACCATGCTGGAACGAATCCCCCTATTCTTTCCACTTTACGAACGTTTACTTGCCGAATATGGGTTACCGAACGAATTAAAATACCTCTCAATCGTCGAATCGGCCCTGAACCCACGGGCTATTTCACGGGCGGGCGCTGGTGGGCTCTGGCAGATTATGCCCGGTACTGGCCGTGACCTTCGACTCTTTCAGGATGATTACGTAGACGAGCGGATGGACCCGGTCAAGGCGACAGAAGCGGCCTGCAAATACCTGCGCGATCTGTATAACATCTTTGGCGATTGGGAACTGACAATGGCTGCTTACAACTGCGGGCCTGGAGCGGTGAAACGGGCCATGCGCCGAACGGGGGGCGATTCATTTTATTCAATCTATGATGCCCTGCCTAAAGAGACGCGTGGTTACGTTCCTCAATTTGTAGCGTTCACCTACCTGATGAACTATGCTAACGATCATGGGATTGTGGCCGAAAACTACGAGTATCCAATTCCGCATGATACGATTCACATTTCGGGCTACTTCAATCTTGAAACGTTTGCAAAACACAGTACAATGCCGTTAATGGATTTGCAGAAGATGAATCCGGCTATTACCACGACGATTTTGCCCGATTATACCCGGCGATACCCCTTACGCATTCCTCATCAGCAATACGGCTACTTTGCCAGTCGTCGGCAAGCTATTATGGATTCGGCTCGTAAAATACCGGGCCGGATGGAGCATATTCTGTTGGCCAGTGCCGAAGATATTCGGTATGGGGCTGATTCGATAGGAGCCTGGGCAGCACGGAGTCAGAATCCTTTGGCGAATATAACTCTGGACGAAACATCGGCGGTTGCGGCAAAACAGGCTCTGACTGAATCGGATGATGAACCCGAAGAAGATATTGAAACGATTGTGATGCGGAAGCCCCGCAAGCAAATGTATGTTGTAAAAAAAGGAGACAATCTAACTGATATTGCCGATCGGTTCAACGTAGAACTTTATGATTTGAAACGCTGGAATCATTTACGGTCTACCAGAATCCAGCGTGGGCAGAAGTTGACAATCCTGAAAGAAGTGGCCGAAACACGTGCGGAGCGACTGGCTCATCAGGGAACCGCTAAAGCAACTAAGAAAGCCGAAGTTGTGGTAAAAAGTAAGCGGTATAAGCCTCGTTACCATCGCGTACAGGACGGCGATACGCTTTGGAACATTGCCCAGCGATACGATGGTTTGACTATTGAGCGGCTGAAAAAATTAAACCACATTCGTAACAATTCGCTCCGCCCCGGCCAGAAGTTGATTGTTGGTTAA
- the gatA gene encoding Asp-tRNA(Asn)/Glu-tRNA(Gln) amidotransferase subunit GatA, protein MTLYRSFSSVQADLKTGQLTCRQLVEQYLTRIQEAQHLNVFTEVYADEARQQADRVDQKLADGTAGRLAGMVIGIKDVLSYANHGVRAGSRILDKFTAQFTATAVQRLIDEDVIIIGRQNCDEFAMGSSNENSAFGPVRNAADTSRVPGGSSGGSAVAVQAGLCLASIGSDTGGSVRQPAAFCGVVGLKPTYGRVSRWGLIAYASSFDCIGPIANTPDDAALLLEIMAGPDEFDSTVSSRPVSAYSQASLPERPLRIAYLRDGVESEGVDQSIREATQRTIDQLKAAGHTVEPVEISLLQYLLPTYYILTTAEASSNLSRFDGVRYGYRSLSTGTSGMDLLTLYKKSRTEGFGAEVRRRILLGTFALSASYYDAYYTKAQQVRRLIRQETERLFGQYDFLLSPTTPTPAFQLGEKTEDPLQMYLADIFTVQANVVGYPAISIPNGTDANGLPIGIQLMAPPFAEESLIGLAKTLQHI, encoded by the coding sequence GTGACGCTATACCGTAGCTTTTCTTCTGTACAGGCTGACCTAAAAACAGGCCAGCTTACCTGCCGCCAATTGGTAGAGCAGTACCTCACTCGCATTCAGGAGGCTCAGCACCTTAACGTATTTACCGAAGTATACGCCGATGAAGCCCGGCAGCAGGCGGATCGTGTCGACCAGAAACTGGCCGATGGTACGGCTGGTCGACTGGCGGGTATGGTGATTGGTATCAAAGATGTGCTCAGTTATGCCAATCATGGTGTACGCGCAGGTAGTCGTATACTCGACAAGTTTACGGCACAATTTACAGCAACAGCCGTGCAACGACTGATTGATGAGGATGTGATAATCATTGGTCGGCAAAACTGCGATGAGTTTGCGATGGGTTCATCGAACGAAAATTCGGCCTTTGGCCCGGTTCGAAATGCAGCCGATACCAGTCGCGTGCCAGGTGGATCGAGTGGCGGCTCAGCCGTTGCGGTACAGGCGGGGCTTTGTTTAGCTAGTATTGGTTCCGATACGGGTGGTTCGGTCCGTCAACCGGCCGCATTCTGTGGCGTTGTAGGTTTGAAACCCACCTATGGCCGTGTGAGCCGCTGGGGTTTGATTGCCTATGCATCTTCTTTCGATTGCATAGGACCGATTGCCAATACGCCCGACGATGCCGCGCTTCTGCTCGAAATTATGGCTGGTCCCGACGAGTTTGATAGTACGGTTTCGAGTCGGCCGGTTTCAGCCTATAGCCAGGCATCACTTCCTGAACGTCCACTGCGTATAGCGTATTTACGCGATGGGGTCGAAAGTGAAGGAGTCGATCAAAGCATTCGGGAAGCTACCCAGCGTACCATCGATCAATTGAAAGCGGCAGGGCATACGGTTGAACCCGTCGAAATTTCGCTGTTACAGTACCTGCTGCCTACCTATTATATTCTGACAACCGCCGAAGCCTCGTCGAACCTATCGCGCTTCGACGGCGTACGCTATGGATACAGAAGTTTATCGACGGGTACATCAGGAATGGACCTTTTGACGTTGTACAAAAAAAGCCGGACAGAAGGGTTCGGTGCTGAAGTACGTCGGCGGATTTTGCTGGGTACGTTTGCGCTGAGTGCCAGCTATTACGACGCTTATTACACCAAAGCACAACAGGTTCGACGGTTGATTCGGCAGGAAACCGAGCGGCTATTTGGACAATACGATTTTTTACTGTCGCCCACCACACCCACACCTGCATTCCAGTTGGGCGAGAAAACAGAGGATCCATTACAAATGTACCTGGCCGATATATTCACGGTTCAGGCAAACGTAGTAGGCTATCCGGCTATATCGATTCCAAATGGTACCGACGCAAACGGGCTGCCGATAGGTATACAACTCATGGCTCCGCCTTTTGCCGAAGAGTCACTGATTGGATTGGCAAAAACTTTGCAGCATATATGA
- a CDS encoding Sec-independent protein translocase subunit TatA/TatB, producing MVSSIFAIMGLGGQEMIFIFLALLLLFGAKKIPELARGLGKGIKEFKDATKDVRENIEEGLKESDKH from the coding sequence ATGGTTTCAAGCATTTTTGCAATTATGGGTTTGGGCGGTCAGGAAATGATTTTTATCTTCCTGGCGTTGCTCCTGTTGTTCGGCGCTAAAAAAATTCCCGAACTCGCACGGGGCCTCGGTAAAGGCATCAAAGAATTCAAAGACGCTACTAAAGACGTTCGCGAGAATATCGAAGAAGGTCTGAAAGAGTCGGATAAACACTAA
- a CDS encoding YkvA family protein codes for MKNSNLISRVLSSIFFKRANAGASRYARNSRSLFELIREAVEKSGGLTGANFSTFRDQLGVVTRLLKAYASGDYREVPWKTLLRMIAVLIYFVSPLDFLPDFLPVVGLTDDIALMLWLFSGIKDDIEKFRQWENPVVNQQGESPRRAATIKIG; via the coding sequence ATGAAAAATAGTAATCTTATATCCAGAGTTTTATCCTCTATCTTCTTCAAGCGCGCCAACGCTGGCGCATCCCGATATGCCCGAAACAGCCGTAGTTTGTTTGAATTGATTCGGGAAGCGGTTGAAAAAAGTGGCGGGTTGACAGGCGCTAACTTTTCGACATTCCGTGACCAACTGGGCGTGGTGACCCGTTTGCTGAAAGCATACGCATCGGGTGATTACCGGGAAGTGCCCTGGAAAACCCTGCTCAGAATGATTGCCGTGCTGATCTATTTTGTGTCGCCCCTGGATTTTTTGCCGGATTTTCTGCCCGTTGTTGGTTTAACCGACGATATTGCGCTGATGCTCTGGCTGTTTAGTGGCATAAAAGATGATATAGAAAAGTTCAGACAGTGGGAAAATCCGGTCGTTAATCAGCAAGGCGAGTCACCTCGTCGAGCGGCAACGATTAAGATCGGATAA
- the mdh gene encoding malate dehydrogenase yields the protein MKVTVVGAGAVGATCADNIARRELAHEVVLLDIKDGLSEGKSLDMLQASTLLDCDVKITGSTNNYEKTAGSDVVVITSGIPRKPGMTREDLIGINAGIVKGVTENILKHSPDAIFIIISNPMDTMTYLALKASGLPKNRVIGLGGALDSARFKTYLSLALNCSPNDLQASVIGGHGDTTMIPLTRLATKAGVPVGNFLDEETLKKVAADTMVGGATLTGLIGTSAWYAPGAAGAYMVESILRDQKRVIPSCVLLEGEYGQSDICLGVPVVLGRSGWEEIIDYKLNEEEQAAFNKSADAVRNMNSVLSTLNIGI from the coding sequence ATGAAAGTTACAGTAGTAGGTGCTGGGGCCGTTGGAGCCACCTGCGCCGATAACATTGCCCGCCGGGAGCTTGCCCATGAAGTTGTGCTGTTAGACATCAAGGACGGGCTTAGCGAAGGTAAATCCCTCGATATGCTCCAGGCGTCAACGTTGCTCGACTGCGACGTTAAAATAACCGGCTCTACCAATAATTACGAAAAAACGGCGGGTTCGGATGTCGTCGTTATTACATCGGGGATTCCACGCAAACCAGGAATGACCCGCGAAGACCTTATTGGCATCAATGCGGGGATCGTAAAAGGCGTTACCGAAAACATTCTGAAACACTCGCCCGACGCTATCTTCATTATCATATCGAACCCAATGGATACCATGACGTATCTGGCCCTGAAAGCGTCAGGTTTGCCCAAAAATCGGGTAATTGGCCTAGGTGGTGCATTGGATTCGGCTCGTTTTAAAACCTATCTATCGCTGGCGTTGAACTGCTCGCCCAACGACTTACAGGCTTCCGTTATCGGTGGCCACGGCGATACAACCATGATTCCGCTGACCCGTCTAGCTACTAAAGCAGGGGTTCCTGTCGGCAATTTCCTGGACGAAGAAACGCTGAAAAAAGTAGCTGCAGATACGATGGTTGGCGGTGCTACCTTAACCGGATTGATCGGTACCTCGGCCTGGTATGCACCTGGAGCGGCTGGCGCCTACATGGTTGAAAGCATCCTACGCGACCAGAAACGCGTAATTCCATCTTGCGTATTACTCGAAGGTGAATATGGCCAGTCGGACATCTGTCTGGGTGTACCCGTTGTGCTGGGTCGTAGCGGTTGGGAAGAAATCATTGATTACAAACTGAACGAGGAAGAGCAGGCTGCCTTCAACAAATCGGCCGATGCTGTTCGCAACATGAATAGCGTATTGAGCACGCTAAACATCGGTATCTAA